TTTGGGGTAAGAAATCGATCTCTTGCAATAACATAGGACTCCAACATTCTTTCATTAACCAACAACGttcctataaaaataaagataaaataaaaatccaacaaactCTAAGTAAGAAAAAAGGAATATTTTCTGCTGATTCTGTTGTAAAGCAAGTTCTATTATAAGCTAACCCATTGGTTCTGAGATCAGAATATCTGCTTTCTCTGGCAATTCAACTTCCTCAATTTTACCTTTGACTACCTACATTTTACAATGGCATGGTGCATGAACTCAATTAGATAACTGACCAATGACACTAGCAAAAGTAAGagacaacaaaataaaatcttactgTAATCCGTTGACCCAGAGATGGGTTTCCAGCAATAAGTTTTCGTGCATATTCTGCCATCTCGGAAGCTTCCACAGCATAAACATGCTTTGCACCGGCCTTGTTGGGAGGGGGGGAGAGACCAAccataagaaaagaaattaagccGCAGATATATGTAACAACACACAAGACACAAGGATGCAGGCAACATTATACATGGTATGATAAACTGTTGGCTGAAAACGCTAGGTACCTGAACAGCAAATAATGATAGAATTCCACTACCAGCACCAACATCAACAACTACACGACCAGTAAAATCTGATCGGTTCTCAAGAACAGCAGCATAATAGGTTCCTGAGACAATGATCATAACGAATCATTGAAGTATCCACAATGTGAGCTTTCTTTTGGCACATTTCAAGTACTGGTAGATTATCTCAATGCATAACATGAGTAAGGCATAAGAAATTTCTCAACTAGAAATTTGAATGCGAGCATAACACAAGATCAAGATGATATAACCTGTTCTCACATAATCCTGTAACATATTTTGCTGATGCAACAGTTGTCCATAATAATGGAAATACATTTTAGCAGAAGATGGCTCTATTTTATCATCAAACTTGCTTCTAGCATCCAAAACTGTTCCATTTGGTAACTGATTTcctgaaacattataaaaaacacacaacaaacaaacaaaaaattaggaGATAGGCATATAAAAAAACCTTCAAAAAGCAAGCAGAACTCAGTCAAAAGAATTGCTAGCATAAGTATAGACATTGAATTTTAACTCATTCtgatatcattatattttttttttataagaaactttattgattgaatgaaactaggcacAACCCATatacacagaaagtatacaaaagagacacctaattacattctagaaagctgaaaagaaagCAAGAACTCATGGGCATTCCCTCCCCTTAATACAATAGCAGCAAACCattgaactaaagaaaatacaaaaatgttcCATAATTCCCCCACAGTTCTCTCCTTGTCGTTGAAGAACCTCTCATTACGTTCCATCCATCACCACAATAGGCACAAAGGAACCATCATCCACGTTGCTGCCAGTTGGGAGCAATAATGATGCCTATTCCAACAAGCTAAAAGTTCCACCACTCTTGGGCATGACCCAAGACAACCCAGCTCGACTGAAAATACCCGCCCATAActcccttgccacctcacaatgcaaaaaAAGATGCTCAATCAATTCGCCATTActtttacacatgtaacaccactCCATCACAATCATCCCATGTTtcgttaaatttttttttttataagtaaaaaaagactttattaaatcaccaaagtaacacgatacaaagaaaatgccctgtTTATGTAGGCATATTGGAAACTAGGAATTCGTGAAAGTCCATGCCATTTAAGTCTACAGctatggcccaagtacaaagagttctaaaaaataacaatataagctcctccacagatctctctttgtcttcaaaagtcctctcatttcgttcctgccatagacaccacataatacagatagggatcatcttccatactgctttaatctgtctcaccccacggatagaattccagcaagccaatacatccaaaactgtttccggcatcacccacgccatatccatcCTTATAAACACCGCGTCCCAAATAGCCTtagctatctcacagtgtaaaagtaaatgatttaccgactcacccccacttttacacatacaacaccaatctacaataattatcctcctctttcttagattatccgtagtgaggatcttccccaaagacgctgtccacacaaagaaagaggctttgggaggagccttatgacgccaaagctttctccaaggaaactgtatctctggttcttgtgtgagaaccttataaaaagagcgaGCTGAGAATACCCCTTTCCCTGCAGGATGCCACCACAACTCATCTTCCTGCTGGATATTCGGTCTaacagaatataagaggctataGAATTCTGCAAAActttccatctcccaatcctgtgccgcccggttgaaattaatgttccagtgaatgtttctacctgagactgagacttccataacctccgccactgtggcctctttgttacttgcaatcaagaaaagagatggAAACAGATCGAGTAAAACACTGGTACTACAccatgcatccttccaaaatctgatcttggcACCTGTCCCCAAGTGCAATCTAGTGTAACGCTGGAaaacctcccatcctcttctaatgtatttccataacCCCTTACCCGCtgttcctctaacttctctggaacaccacccctcccctagatcaccatatttgcttgcaatcacagtcttccataaggcctctggttctttggtatatctccacaaccatttgcctagtaaagcccgattaaaaactctcaaatttctgacacccaaaccgccattggagataggccgacataccatctcccacttaactaagtggaatctaaactcatctcccaagcccccccacagaaagtctctctgtaacttctcaagtctacccgccacacttgccggtacagggaataaggataaaaaGTAAGTAGGAAGGTTggaaagtgtacttttgattaaagtagtccgaccccctttcgacaaatacattctcttccaccctgctaatctcctctctactttttcaatcactgtatcccaaaTCAAACGAGATTTCGGAGCTATACCCAACGGCAATCCCAGGTAAGTCATAGGTAAAGACGCAATTTTACACCCCATAATGCCCGTCAAAGCCCTTATATCTTGAACTTCTCCAATCGGTaccaactcggatttatcataattcacctTCAAGCCagatactgcttcaaaacacagcagcaAAGCCTTCACCGCCCTCAACTGAGCATGATCAGCCTCACACATGATAAGCGTATCGTCTGCAAACAACAAGTGAGAAACAGTTGTAATACCCCTACTCGGTGCTCCAATCTGGAATCCACTGATGGAACCATTAGACACTAAGGCTGAGATCATCCTACtcagtgcctccataacaatgacaaatagtaaaggagataacggatccccttgtctcaagccacgagagCTTGGGAAGAAACCCGTTGGGCTACCATTAATCAACACCGAGAACCGTACCGTAgaaatacaccatctgatccatgacctccacctctcaccaaacccacacctacccagtaaatAAAGGAGGaactcccaattaacatgatcgtacgccttttccatgtttccttaaattatcagCCGTCAAAATCTTTCCTAAAGCTGCAGTCCAAGTAAAAAATGCAACTTTAGGGGGTACGGGGACTCTCCAAATACCCTTCCAAGGGAACCAAATGGGCTGATGTCCAGCCAGCACTTTGTAGAAAGATTTAACTGATATCATTATATGACCGATAAGATTTAATGACCGGTGAGATTTCGGAAAATACTTTTAAGAGTAACTCAACCATCAAGGTCATAGCTTAACTTGTATCAAGTATCAGATGCACAATAGTCTGACAGCAGAAATTGCTCCCAAAAATTAGCTATTGTGATAACTTATGTGATTTGATTGTCTTTTTTAAGCTTGATTATCCACTGCTTAATGACCCTTACAACTTGTACACCCTCAATGTTGAACAACTCCCCGTTTTCATTACCAAATAACCAACTCTAAAGTGAGTGAGATTATGATCGAAGCAAAGTGGTTTGAATTTTTGGTTGAAGAGGGCATATATGCTATGGAATCCCATTCACCACCTCCCAATACATGATGCGGGATATTACAATCTTCCCCTTAAATCTATGACATCTTCATTAGGCCAAGTCCATCTTAAGTGGCACGACTCATGTCCCACTATGCTGGTTGGGattgactctgataccatttgtaacaacATGAGGGAGGCCTAAACCACATCTGGGCCCATACTCCAAAAGTATTAGTCAATGTTACGACTACAGTaccttggaatcattataaaggacTCGTACTTCTCCCTCCAAAGCAATGTGGGTCCCATTCACCAAATTCCAATACACAATCACACAATTTGAAGTATTACAGTATGGAAACCTCTAGGCCGGCTCATTAATGTCTGATGCGGTGCTTATGGATAGAACAAAGTGTTCGGAAATTCAAAGATTGCATAAAGACAGTGGACAAGCTAAATTCGTTAGTTTTGAAAATGCTTTATGTATGGATATATGCTTAGAGTAGTTCCGGCCATCTTAGTTCTTGTTTTCCTCCATTCAAATTGGGTGCTTTCTATCAATGTACTTGAGCTGTGCTCTTTTGCactattaatgaaatttgaattactCATCCAAAAAATAAGTTAGTACCTTTACATGGCTGGGAATGCTATATCATATCAATCaagttatagcataatataaGCACTCTGCAAGCAGACTTCAACCAAATTACCACAAAATAACTAGTTACAAAACCAACTAAggtttcaaaaattattatttaaacatctGTTTATATATCCACCTATTTCAAAGCAAGACAGGGTGAGTAGAGAGAGCAGATATCCAAAATACCTTGAATAACTTCATTTTTCCATTGCTCAAATGCAAAATGGAAGGCCCTGCTCTCCTCCTCGTTTCTGAACTCAACAGTGACTCCGCTTGTATATGATGTCTGCttcaaaactaatattattaaaatacacaaTCATTTCACTGTGCTTCAACAATCCTACATTACAAGTACATCAGACATGACCACAATCATTGatttgcatattttcaaaaacaacaTGCAGCAGAATTGTACTGACATATTGCACTTTGCATGGTAAATACCACATAAGTTATGGTGCTTATCTTCATGCGGGGATTTCAAATGCATGACATTTGCacttgattaaaataaaatatagctGAATACTAACCTGCACTCTCTGTCACACGCACACAGAAGTGtgtgcatatataaatatagtgaACAAACTAGATCACCCATATACTTAAAAATTGTCTTCCGTACCTCCTTGCTGGCATCAGAACCTTCAGATATGCAAACTGATCGAACAGGTCCCAGTTTGAAAAgctgggggaaaaaaaaaacacagccAATCATATTATACCTCTTTGAAGCGTCAGTTTCAAATGTTTCAAATCTAATGCACAACTTTATCTattaaaaacatagaaaaaaatgTCTCCATCTGTTCATTGAAACTGTAGAGAGGGGGGGAAGAAATTTATATCATAGAAAACATAGTAAAACCACATTGTCTAATCTAATAGTTCAACTTATTAGCTTCAGAGAACTTTGTTCCTTTGCTCAGTCTCcacaaaaatgaaataacaacATTAATGACTTATTTATAACTAAACAATAATAATGCTCatttaatctattttatttccCATTCCCTTcttttcctccactttctcaaCAAACACCAGCAATGAAACCAAAATATAACTTCAAAAAGCAAAAACTCACCTGAGATATCCGAAGATTAACATTCTTGGCAGCAATCGATTCAGGTTCCTTGTGAAATCGAAGCTCGGCGACTCCGGAATCGGAACAGAACCGAGCAACTGCCGGCTCAGACGAAGATgctgaagaagacgaagaaagcTCAGAGACCGAGACCAAAGCGAACTCTTGCTGTTGCTGCTTTTGCCCTATCGGACCCTCCATTATCGTTCTCACCAA
This window of the Juglans regia cultivar Chandler chromosome 12, Walnut 2.0, whole genome shotgun sequence genome carries:
- the LOC108994824 gene encoding probable histone-arginine methyltransferase 1.3, with amino-acid sequence MEGPIGQKQQQQEFALVSVSELSSSSSASSSEPAVARFCSDSGVAELRFHKEPESIAAKNVNLRISQLFKLGPVRSVCISEGSDASKETSYTSGVTVEFRNEEESRAFHFAFEQWKNEVIQGNQLPNGTVLDARSKFDDKIEPSSAKMYFHYYGQLLHQQNMLQDYVRTGTYYAAVLENRSDFTGRVVVDVGAGSGILSLFAVQAGAKHVYAVEASEMAEYARKLIAGNPSLGQRITVVKGKIEEVELPEKADILISEPMGTLLVNERMLESYVIARDRFLTPNGKMFPTIGRMHMAPFSDEYLFIEIANKALFWQQRNYYGVDLKPLHGSAFQGYFSQPVVDAFDPRLLVAPPIFHVIDFMKVKEEELYEIDIPLRFISSVGARVHGLACWFDVLFDGSTVQRWLTTAPGAPTTHWYQLRCVLSQPIYVMAGQEITGRLHMTAHNAQSYTIYLTLSAKMWGPGAEQGGILQASSCKLDLKEPYYRMSQPQAYPLAQDQQPHQLISTQDIQISSQDLEEPELMQQPSPNSGAQLNSMMENI